Sequence from the Candidatus Polarisedimenticolaceae bacterium genome:
AGCACGGTGCCCACCGCCTTGTCCTGACCGGAAACGACGGCGTGGGAGTACCAGGTGCCGAGGTTTCCCTGCCAGATCTGGAACTCGCGCACCGGCGGCTGGGGGAGGCGAAGGGCCGGGTCCGCGTTGCCGTCGTCCCGCGGCTGCGTCGCGTCCGAGCGAAGGTCCTCGAAGGTCACGACGACCTCGTTCGCGAGCGTTCCCTTGTCGATCCGGACCGGGAAGTGGCTCCCGGGGGCGGAGACCTCGCGGGGGCCGGGGGTGGCGTCGAAGATCACGCGGTAGAGGCCGCCCGCGGCGCCGCCGCCGTTGCGTGCGACGGCGTAGAGCCACCCGTCACGGCCGGTGGCCACGTCGGTCCAGTTGTCGGGGCAGTCGGTGAGGAAGTTCGAGTCGAGGAAGGTCTCGGCCACGTCGAGGGTCGTGTCGTCGGTCGGCCTCAGGACCGCGCGCACGATCTTGTTGGCGCTTTCCTGCGCGAGGTAAACGTTGCGGAAGCTCTCGTCGGCCTCGTCCACGCCCTTCGCGCCGGCGGCTCCGGCGCAGCCGTCGTCGCCGACCGCGACCCCGCCCGGGCACCACTCGGCCGACTCGTCTCGCTTTTCGCAGTATGCGTTCTCGAGGGTCCGGGGGACGCAGTTCGCGTTCGATGTGCAAGGCTGGCCGTAGTTCGCGGAGCCGACGCATTCGCCGCTCCCGTTGTCGTCCACGCGCGAGACGCCGGGGTTCAGGTCGGCCCCGTACCGGTCGTGGTCGTTGTCGATCCCGTCGGCCTTGAGGTCGGGGAACGCCGTGGCCCCGTAGACCTCCACGCCGCGGACGCCGACGAGCGGCTGATACGAGGCCAGCGGATCGTCGTAGGCGCCGTTCGAGTTCCCGGTCGCGGCGTCCCAGCCGAGGTTGCCGTTCGCGGGGACCTCGTTGATCTCGTCGTAGATCGTGTTCCCGGAGCCGGCATCGGTGGCGTACACGCGGCCGGCGGCGGAGACCGTCACGTCCTTCCCGTCGCGGACCCCCTTCGCCCAGACGGCGCTTCCGGGGGTCGGGTTGTCGGCCGGGATCGCGCCGGTGTCCTCGAGGCGGAGGATCTTGCCGGAGAGCGACAGGGCGTTCTGGGCGTTCGAGGAGTTCTCGACGTCGCCGGTCGCGACGTAGAGCTTCCCGTCGGGGCCGAAGGCGAGGCCGCCGCCGTTCCGGAGGAACGACGGTCCCGCGCCGAGGTCGGCGAGCAGATCGACTCCGTTCGCGCAGCCGCTCCCGGGCACGACGGTGAAGCGCGTCACCTTGTTCCGTCCCGTCGCGGCGGCCGTGTAGTAGAGGTAGATCCACCCGTTCTCGGCGAAGCGGGGGTGCGCGACGACGCCGAGGAGCCCGCCTTCGCCGGTCGCGTTCACGGCGACCGAGCAGGCGGGAGTCGCCTGCAGCTCGCCGAGGGCGACCATGCGCACGTTCCCGGTCGTCCGCTCGGCGATGAGGATCCGTCCGTCGGAGGTGGTGTCGAGGGCCGACGGTTCGGTCAGCCCCGAGGTCAGCACGGGCTCGAGCCGGAACCCCTCCGGCAACTCCGCGGCCTGGAGGGAGACGAGCGTCAGCAGGCAGGCGAGCGTGGCGATGCGACGGGACATGGAACCCCCCTTCGCGCCGGGGGGCCTGCCGGCGAAGAGCGGAACGTACCGCGATCTCCCGCCGGGGGTTCTTGCGCTTTGCCAAGTCCCGGAAGCGAAAGGGCCGCCTCGCGGCGGCCCTCTCCGGGACTATTGCTGTGATGCCAAGGATCAGGGTCCCTCGACCCCGCAGGCGTTCGCCCCCTTCACGCGGTAATACCAGGGGGTCGCGTTCCCGAGCTGGTCGCGG
This genomic interval carries:
- a CDS encoding PQQ-dependent sugar dehydrogenase, translating into MSRRIATLACLLTLVSLQAAELPEGFRLEPVLTSGLTEPSALDTTSDGRILIAERTTGNVRMVALGELQATPACSVAVNATGEGGLLGVVAHPRFAENGWIYLYYTAAATGRNKVTRFTVVPGSGCANGVDLLADLGAGPSFLRNGGGLAFGPDGKLYVATGDVENSSNAQNALSLSGKILRLEDTGAIPADNPTPGSAVWAKGVRDGKDVTVSAAGRVYATDAGSGNTIYDEINEVPANGNLGWDAATGNSNGAYDDPLASYQPLVGVRGVEVYGATAFPDLKADGIDNDHDRYGADLNPGVSRVDDNGSGECVGSANYGQPCTSNANCVPRTLENAYCEKRDESAEWCPGGVAVGDDGCAGAAGAKGVDEADESFRNVYLAQESANKIVRAVLRPTDDTTLDVAETFLDSNFLTDCPDNWTDVATGRDGWLYAVARNGGGAAGGLYRVIFDATPGPREVSAPGSHFPVRIDKGTLANEVVVTFEDLRSDATQPRDDGNADPALRLPQPPVREFQIWQGNLGTWYSHAVVSGQDKAVGTVLNEAARKVTVNAGTGNSYFLVSARSANLEGTLGKRTDGTPRPGFATTDLCSIIGYHQSTSYDLWKCGQDFTLKDEHGVTRSLYSYRGSPVMLDFSAIWCAPCQAEADVLENLHRDFQNRGVRVLTVLA